In the genome of Hevea brasiliensis isolate MT/VB/25A 57/8 chromosome 14, ASM3005281v1, whole genome shotgun sequence, the window ATAATTGGTGGGCCGATCTCGGGCAAGagtactgctaatttcaatcttaatgtcagtGATTGcctcttaaagttcatttggctcttcaccacatcgggcgtcccgactacagctcagttatggtcgatgacatcgacgatgactccactcaccatcatgagagtcatagtcaccctatctgagctgcacatctatccgatacctatggctagctttctgatcaaacacatcttttaattcagccacaagactaggctttgacataggtcctcactaggtaagatgtagtgctgatctttagagatcactcaaatgatgtaatctgatatttagaggttctcttaatgatgtaatccgatctcttgagatcgtccaaatgatgtaatctgaccttttggaaatgaaatgaaattttatttgaaggttattatttaattattgcatcagTTATTTTTCCAATCtttgatgtgcatatccgatctgatctctAACTAAATCGTCATTAGCCAATCTGTGGCTCTGAAAATTTGCCCAATTCAATAACCCTAACTAACTGATCTCATTTTATTcgattttattattgtgtttctggaaccttcccgtgacgtgtcaggaaagcgggctgattccgctaaccgatgcgccacttgggacttcatgagcattaaatgctcagacgagtataaatagggggagggtcaatcagttgctcccttatgtcactttcagcactttgctagcaatttcaacattctctcatttcttcaagtatttccgacaccgatcacattccggtaaggactttgattcttttcttagttaaacttctgttattttcttgaaaatgagtggtgccgagggtcagagagctgcgagcccTCCTTCTGTCCATGTTTAGTGGACCTCGAAAGAGGGCGACGTAATTAGATCAGGTGGTCAAGCCAGCACGGCCCTCGTTTTGGTAATCGGTCGCTGCGGAGGCGAGGCGAGCATCTTCGGAAGAAAACGCGATGGACGAATTGCCTTCGGTCCTGAGGGAAATCGATCTTCAATCTATAAGTCAGAAGTACAATCTGTGGAgcgactcctttgaactgatcaaatgccatggcgatcatcgggccgaccatttctttgattagagcgatctcatcatggtgtatgaagagcaactgaAGGCCGAGCTCCGTTTTCCTTTGGACGAATTTTACAAGGctgtcctaaaattccaccacatctcggtagctcaagtgcatctgaACTCCTAGCGGACTCTAATAGCTTTccggggcctctgccgagctaaaggACTAGAACCCACGGCTAAAGTCTttgccgaactacataggctcGCCCGAAGGAAGAATGATGAGttttggttctttcaggctaagCCTAACTGTTCTCTCTTTactgatctcccttcttcattgaagaattggaagacccggttcttcattttgaggagcaaaatttggaatggctttgagggtatcccacggagttggcaacacctggtcgctccgatcccaaaaaagattgccttaaataaggacgaagacaccatggtgaaagagttaaagtctcaggtGTCCACCCagaaattctcttgcttagacgCTGTGATGGTCgaactgaagtattggatgatgcggctgatcactgatgaagaatacgagcttcagctctctgacctcggccctagtactacccatatctctggtttctgaatcttagcgaactcactgacttcttctttgtgcaggtatagcGGGCGGCGATGCTTTCAAGGAGAGCAGCaaacgaaagagggaggtctccagaaaagtgagGGCGATGAAGGGGGCCACCATTGCTAATGCTCAGACCCCTCGTCGTGAATCAGTAGAGGTGCCGAGCTCTCCTCCCCGATCTCAGGAGCAACCGATCCCTGAGGTAGAGGTCATCGCTCCTGCTCCTCAGCAAATCGAGCTTccacctccccctcctcctccgatctcttccaatgtagaaggggagtcttTCGGTCCTACGGTCAGGACACTTTCCCAGGGCGCTCAACTTCTGATCCAATCGTTGGAAAGGAACCACTCTACAAGGAGGAATCCCGgcctggccaaagtcatgggagcttccatctgcttCTAAGAAGATCGGAAccggttggcagaggagagcatggatgatatcttagctcagacaatgagcttgggCTTAGAGGCCATTGCAAATCAGCACGtactcagagagaaagcccacgccttaaagaaggagatccttaaggcggtccaagacgcctcagctgcacaagctcagctctcctctgctaacGACTACATCGCCAGAATGGAAGAGCGGATGAAGCATTATGAGGAGAGGATAGCGGAGGTGGAACGAGAACTTGAAGATTCCTGAGCTGGTCGGTCTGCCGATCTCGCTCGTTATGCTGAAGACCTTCgggcgaaggaggaagagctccaagccaaggatgaggaacttcaagctaaggaagaggagagcactacaaaggaggccggggcttatgtgaacgcccataatgacCTTTTGACCGAGCTGAGGAAGcagtatcctgaagaggacttctcctggatgaacgAGCTCACCCCAGAGGCCGAAGATGAGAGCGACGAGgatccagagagagagagagagaatgagagaaatgatgatgtacttagagaacaggctgggggagaccctccagccgaatgacttgtaaatttttattttgaaatgaagtgAAGTTCTctctttttgttcaatttcttaatgagatcggaaagcgtcccaattgtatgagtacttgattgtttgaacgtattagaacatcaaacttaaaagcaactattaacctaagtataagaggtcggaaaaatattgtaagcatgagatcgaactaagccatgaccaaacaccgggtagaactttacaacattagaattggaaagacttgatTCAAATTCTTAAGATTGGAATCAtcattaaatcagacagaaaccttaactttattttaaggaatatcagggacatacaagtgaggaacccgattctagcattagctaaatgactttccacaatatttgtaaaaAAAGATAGGGAGGCAAGACTGGATGGTACGGAGACCTGAAATTGGTACGGAGACCTGAAATTGGTTTGAACCCctctgataagagatcggaaaacaatcaactaagtgtgggatcggtttatttcatgATCGAGCAATCGATGTGTTTGGAACAGTCAGTTGTGATCGAAGGACGTCGGCTGGAAGtcgattttaaagtcccttgacctcgttgatcggccaaaatatggtgtcgataatGATAAAAATGCTCTTTGTTTTGCTTAATAAGCTAAAATCGCCTGCactgattaatttaatttttcttgtgttttcttagcaatttattgccatcgaaacctcaataactcttcactgaagtcccagaaattatttcacagggttctccACAAGTTTAAGActgctaactgtcttcacagtagcttcccattagggtcacctatcgctgtagcttcggcttatttaaccttattacatttcatttccaaaattttttcttgatttttcttattattatttgaattatttatgacttttcactctagtttaaatatagttccagacactcTGGTTGTCCGGATAGATAtctgtcaccgaaacagtagaacgtataGACTATCTAAAGTAAGTGTATTACATCCCTGGATTGCCTTTTGTCGATTAAATGTAGAGAGTTGTAGGTATATCATGTTGGCAAAGGATTCGGCCATTACTTTCACTCGAACTAACTGAAATCTCTCTCCCCTTACACTGCTTGTAGACGTTAAGGGCATAGAATTTCTACCATGCTTGATTGTAGAGTATGAAGAACCCTAGACTTAATAAGTTATCCCTTACACAAGAACCTTAGGAATAAGAAGAATTTGATTTAGAATTCTTTTGAAGAATCCTTTATTTAGCAGAGGGAAATTGAAGGACTGCACTTTGATTTTGGCCAAAACATAGacttttttcatgattttaacCATGGTACACCCATGATTAACTACTATGAGCCTcacatttaaatattattattttatgctGACCTAGCTACCATATGTGTGTCTCTTGATCCATTTCTCTCTCCTGACTACGATTAAGTCTAATTTGCGAAAATAGATcacaattgataaaaaaaaaagattttattcACAATTGACAATTCACATAAAATTATGGCTAAAGTTGaccattttactttttttttttttgctaattgCACGTGTAAGTAGTGTTATAAAATTCAGACTGATTCAGTGGTCGCCATTAAATTGGCAATTCGAATATAAAATTAATCTGGTTTTCTCATTGAACTAGATAAGGAGTTAATTCAAAAAATATTAGATGACCCTGTTATTGACCCAATGACACacgaccaatttaattttttttaatattaattattgatattttaatatttaaaaaattaaatttgtatttagccCATGAATGAGATTTTATTTTGCTATTATCTTTTTATTTATAGTTATGCAAGAAAGTTTAAAAAATGATATAttcataaatgttaagaaaatagttactcatttataaaaaaaatattttttttattttatatatttattataaatttcgagaataaaaatatttaaaactaaaatatttttaatattttcttataaaatttaaaaatattatcaaaatatatgtaaatataaccCATTAAACATTGAAAGATTGATTTTAAAAACAAAATTTAGTGtattaaacttatttaattatattaataagtataatatttaattaatatatatttaattaattttttaataacctACTAATTGAATCAACGACCTattgatttgatccttcagttggATCAAACTTTAAACGAGATTTAATAACTATGTCTATAAGCATTGgatgtaatattttaaattttgttttaagtattggatgtaatattttaatttttaaatttttttttacttatcctaaaataaataaataaatatgagtttattttttgttattttttaaatttttttaaacttaccctaaaataaataaaaaggacgTATTCCCCAAGCAAATTCGTTTCCTTTTGGACGCGGTATCCGAACTCTATAAATTGCTATTTCTCTTCGTATTCGCAGCCAATCAAAGCAAAGCGAATCAGAAAGTCAGAAAGAACAAACCGTCCTTGCAAAATCAGCAGGAGGTTAGTAAttcgattttctcttttcttctgTTGTCGAGTTTCGAttcaaaatcatttatttgataattttcaggaaTAACAAATTCGTTTCTGCTCTATATTTGTTAGTTCTTGTCTTCTTATAGCTTTTTTCCTCGCAGTTATAATCACAAATATGTAGTTTTCTTTTAGGCAGATTGTGTTATAATTCTTGACATGGAGATTGAATTCATCTGTTGAAAGAATGCcagtttttccctttttaattaaGTTTTTAATGGGCTTTGGCTGAATTTTTATGTATCCCCTCTGAGCTTTGTGAGGGTAAATTCTTTATATGTAAAACTTTGGTTTGGATGGAATTACTTTTGGTTTCTGAATTGGGTTGTCTGTTGTTTAATGTCAAATATTAGATTTGCTGTTAAAACCTTGAAACTAGTCTCCAGAATATTAATAAGTTCCTCTAAATCTTGGTACACCTCGTTCATGGTGGATGGTTGCCATGCCCACCTGCCAACACTAGGCACCATAATTGCAATTATCTCTTAATGATCTATAGCAGATAACAAAATTAGGGCTTTTGCCTACATGGTTCATTGGTTCTTTTGATGCCACCAATTGCTTACATGGTTCTTAAGGAAGATATCTTCTCCTTATTGGTTTCATCACTTGTACTGTTTATCAGATGAATTGAAACTTTCTGTCATTTTATTGTTGTCAATATCTAGTGATTATTTGtttctttgaatttttttttttcacatcagAATAGACTATATATATTTATCACTGATTAGCTGAGACAATATTGTTAACATTATATTATGTTTTACTTCGATTCCTGAAAATCCCACCATCAGGTTTATAACACAATTTGTGTATTGTTTTTCTAGGAAAGCATGTTAAACTATGTAGTTGTAAATTGTGATTTTTATTTGCTTTTTGTTTGCAGTTACTGTTATACACTCGAAATGGCAAACAATCAGGAAGTTGTTGATGTGAACATTGAGATGTGGAAGATGAAGAAACTAATCAAATCCATTGATAAAGCCAGAGGCAGTGGCACTAGCATGATTTCACTTCTCATACGTCCAAATGATCAAATTTCAAAAGTTTCAAAGATGCTAGGCAGGGAATATTGAACTGCAACAAATATCAAGAGTAGGTTGAACCGTAAATCTGTGCAAGATGCAATTATCTCTGCCCAGCAGGGGCTCAAACTTTACAAAGAGGTTCCCCCTAATGGACTTGTCCTATATAGAGGATTAGCAGTAACTGATGATGGAAAAGAAAAGTTGTTCTCCTATGACCTTGTCCCTTTTAAGCCCTTAATCCAATCCCTCTACCTGTGTGATAAGAAGTTCCATACAGAAGCATTGCATGAACTTCTGGACTCTGATGACAAGTTTGGATTCATAGTTATTGATGGGAAAGGAACTCTCTTTGGGACATTAAGAGGCAACAGCCGTGAGGTACTTGATAAGTTCACTGTGGATCTTCCAAAGAAACATGGTAGAGGTGGTCAATCAAAACTTCGCTTTGATCGACTTCGAATGGAGAGTCGCCACAACTATGTGAGAAAGGCAGCAGAACTCGCTATAAAGCATTTTATAGATCCTGTAGGCATTCCCAATGTTGCTGGACTAATACTTGCTGGGTCTGCTAATATTAAGACTGAGCTTAGCCAGTCCAACTTGTTTGATCCTCGCCTACAGTCTAAGGTACTTAAGGTGGTAGACATTTCATGTGGTGGAGAGATCGGGTTTAATCAAGCAATTGAGTTGTCATCAGAGGTTCTTTCAAGTGTGAAGTTTATACAAGAGAGGCGTTTGATTGGGATGTTCTTGGAGGAAATCAGTCTGGATAGTGGAAAGTTTGTGTATGGCTTGGAGGACACTGTGAAGGCTCTGGAAATTGGTGCTGTCAAGACATTAATTGTTTGGGAAGATCTAGATATAAATCGGTATGTTCTGAAGAACAAAAAGACAGATGAGGTGATCTTAAAGTACTTGAACAAGGAACAAGAGGCTGACGAGGGCAATTTCAAGGACACAACTACCTTATCAGACATGGACACTCAGGAAAAAATGTCTCTGTTAGAGTGGCTTGTTGATGAGTACAAGCAGTTTGGTTGCTCACTTGAAATTGTCACAGATAAATCACAAGAGGGATCGCAATTTTGCAGGGGATTTGGTGGCATTGGTGGAATCCTACACTACCAGTTGGATGTTGGATCCTTTGATGAGCCAGATGCTTATGAAGATTATTCAGAGTAAGCACCAGAGAAACTGTTTTGCTGTCTGCACAGAGTAATGCTGCCATGAGTTGCTTCAATGagcattttccatgtttactttgTTTTACTTCTCTATCCTTTTGATTAAGTAAATAAGGCCTCTTCTGTTCCTTATATTAAATAAACATGCGACTGTATGTTACTCTCAGTCTTTTTAAAATCCATTTGATCTTTTTATAGTAGATTTTTTATTGTtgctatttcaattttatttaatgcTAGTGCAGATTTCATTGTTTTTGTAAATGGAGAAATAATGTGTTATTGACTTGTTCAATATGGTAGTAGTTTACTTTACTAGTACATGACAGAAATTGGGTTTTGATAACATTATCAACATAATTACAATAAATATTACTTCATAAATTCAGATAGTAAATAGTAGATCTGCAATTGGAGAAGGGAAAGAATGGGTAAAACAAATTGTATATTATCAATTTGCATTCCAAATCTGCGGTCAGATGAATCTCTATTCTTAGGAGGTTCTTATAGGAGATCTACTTGATATGATCAGTTCTAAATTGTTTCCGTCCATCTCTGTGGTGGCACCTTGCTTTTTGTCTCCAACATGTTTTATACGGTGAAATATTCATAACTCTCTGAGTGTTGTCATTATTTATTAGTTGGTTCTTGGATTTTATTAGTTGCTTTTTGTCTCCAACATGCTTCATTTGTACGACCAATCATCTAGTATGATGCAATTTGCAAGGAGAATTTTATTATATTGAGGTCCTCTGGCTCTAAGCTTTTCAAACTTAGGGATGAACATTTGTGAATTACTGAAAAAGCAGGCTCTTCCCTGAATTACTAGAAATTACTAATTCCTTagaaattttgtaatttttaaagtttgatggcAACACTAAACCTTAATTAGCTACTGAATTTACAGGCCATGTTATTTCAATTCAGTACTCTCTACTTAACCCATTGCTGAACTTGCCTAATATGATGTACAAATCTTGAAATTCACTTTCATCATCCATGGTTTTATTGCAGCTATCTCACATTCATTCTATGACACTAATTGCACCTAGCCAGAGGAAAATAAGCgaaaaatgcatggaaatgatatTGGGTCCTTCTAGAGATGGAAGCATTCTTGATGTTTATGTGCATGATGGAGAAAGATATATAGAGAGAAAAAGAACTTTCTCATTATTCTTTTGTTTACCTTTAATCCtactaatgtatacaaataaagggTGACCCATGCACAAAGCATCCGCACTTGTAGAGTCTACAAAAATTTGATATATGTAACCTTACTCTTGTTTTGCAAAAAGGCGATTTCAATGAAATCATAATCTCTGAATCACAAATGGAGTAACTTTATAATTACACCAAAGCCACCTTCTTACTAATATACACATATATGAAACAATATATCTAACACAATACTACATTTCTTCCTCCTCAATCTCAAATGGGCACAATGcagatgaagaaaaagaagaaacagCAGAGGAAAAAGCAGTAGAATCAGAGTAAGAGGCAGCTGCAATTCCAACAAGCAGATCAATAAATGCTCCAACTATAAATCCATGATTTTTCTTTCCGTTAACCTTCAAATACCATAGCAATAACTCTTCTAAACATTCCCAATCTCTAAGTccatgtgactccaccatctcctCCATTGACTTCCTGAAATCAAGATATGGATCCTCAGACTCCATGGCTAGAAGTACACTTTCCTTGAAAGGAAACCCACCAGGCTTTGCCTCTTCTAGTATTGAATTTGTGTGACCAGGCTCGAAGAAGAGTCTTTCTGATCTCACTCCACGTACAACAGTCTCCAAGGACTCTTCATAAAAATCCTCAGATTGATCAGTTGACAAGCTTGCAGTCTCCGAGGAGTTTGTGAACAAAGATTGAGGCGTTTCAACCCCATAAAGAGGATCAAAATACACTGAGTTTACAGTCTTGAAAATGTCATCTTCAGCTCTGAAAGAATGAGTCTTGGGGTGCTTGCAGGGATGATGAGCCCATGCTGGCCATGGATGAAGAAGCTTTGTTTCTTTGGTTTTAAAGAGTGAAGGGATCTTCATCTTTTTTGTTGTTGATGAAGATCACAGAGCTTAAATGGTGGTTTTGGAATGTGGAATGTGAACGTCTGTTAGCTTTGGCTGATGGTATAAATGGTGATCAGAGTGAGTTGCTGATAATAAAGTGATAGTTAAAGAATAGGTGAGAGAGTGGTATGAGATGGAAAGAAAATGGGACTGGTAGGGCCTGTCGTGTATTAAATTCTGGGTTTGCAGAATTGAATGTATTATTAAATGCACCTTCACAAcaactcttttatatatatacacaaagAGAGAAATTgaggctatttttttttttttaacttttattgtTGTGGCCTATTTATTGTTTTATATGGGATTTTTTTTTAGCATTTTGAAAAGTTGACTGGTATAACTAATGAtcatatgttatttatttattgaatatTATAATTCATCGTTCACGTAGTATATTAAAATtctcaatttaattattaatgtttttcttattaatatataAGGATTTTATACATATAATATAGTAACTTTAAAAGTTATGTACTAATATATTTTTGAAAACAAAAATGCTACACGACTCAAATTGAGCCAGCTCAAAATGGCATATTGGTAATTACATTGAAATTTATTACCGTTTTACCCTTTTAAGATATAAGCCATTTAGGGTGACTGTGAGCCATTTAGCTCATTTATAAGCCACTTAACTATAAAGTCTGTTCATTTAATATCTACTTACCTACAACATTTATAAGCCACTTAACTACAACATTTTTCAATGTGAAATTAATACATTTGCAGCTGTtggaactctaaaaattgaaagcTTCCATGAAAACTCTTTATGACTATACCTACTTCAT includes:
- the LOC110664074 gene encoding transcription repressor OFP13; this translates as MKIPSLFKTKETKLLHPWPAWAHHPCKHPKTHSFRAEDDIFKTVNSVYFDPLYGVETPQSLFTNSSETASLSTDQSEDFYEESLETVVRGVRSERLFFEPGHTNSILEEAKPGGFPFKESVLLAMESEDPYLDFRKSMEEMVESHGLRDWECLEELLLWYLKVNGKKNHGFIVGAFIDLLVGIAAASYSDSTAFSSAVSSFSSSALCPFEIEEEEM